From the Brassica napus cultivar Da-Ae chromosome A8, Da-Ae, whole genome shotgun sequence genome, one window contains:
- the LOC106360399 gene encoding proteasome subunit alpha type-5-A isoform X2, which produces MFLTRTEYDRGVNTFSPEGRLFQVEYAIEAIKLGSTAIGVKTKEGVVLAVEKRITSPLLEPSSVEKIMEIDDHIGCAMSGLIADARTLVEHARVETQNHRFSYGEPMTVESTTQALCDLALRFGEGDEESMSRPFGVSLLIAGHDENGPSLYYTDPSGTFWQCNAKAIGSGSEGADSSLQEQFNKDLSLEEAETIAVSILKQVMEEKVTPNNVDIAKVAPAYHIYTPQEVEAVISRL; this is translated from the exons ATGTTTCTCACTAG GACTGAGTATGACAGAGGAGTCAACACTTTCTCTCCTGAAGGGAGGCTTTTCCAAGTCGAGTACGCCATTGAAGCTATCAAG CTTGGTTCTACTGCAATTGGAGTAAAGACAAAGGAAGGAGTTGTGCTTGCTGTCGAGAAGCGTATCACCTCACCTTTGCTG GAGCCGAGCAGTGTGGAGAAGATCATGGAAATTGATGACCATATTGGCTGTGCCATGAGCGGTTTAATTGCTGATGCTCGTACTCTTGTTGAGCATGCAAGAGTTGAGACTCAA AACCACAGATTCTCGTATGGTGAGCCAATGACTGTAGAGTCCACTACACAAGCCCTGTGTGATCTGGCCTTACGGTTTggtgaaggagatgaagaatcAATG TCTCGGCCATTTGGAGTCTCTCTTCTCATTGCTGGTCATGATGAAAACGGACCGAGCTT GTACTACACAGACCCTTCCGGAACATTCTGGCAGTGCAACGCAAAGGCGATTGGTTCAGGGTCAGAAGGAGCTGATAGTTCTCTTCAAGAACAATTCAACAAA GATCTGTCACTTGAGGAAGCTGAGACGATTGCTGTATCTATCCTCAAGCAAGTTATGGAAGAAAAG GTGACACCAAATAATGTGGACATTGCCAAGGTAGCTCCAGCGTACCATATCTACACTCCACAGGAAGTTGAAGCAGTCATTAGTCGTCTTTGA
- the LOC106360399 gene encoding proteasome subunit alpha type-5-A isoform X1 — MFLTRTEYDRGVNTFSPEGRLFQVEYAIEAIKLGSTAIGVKTKEGVVLAVEKRITSPLLEPSSVEKIMEIDDHIGCAMSGLIADARTLVEHARVETQNHRFSYGEPMTVESTTQALCDLALRFGEGDEESMSRPFGVSLLIAGHDENGPSLYYTDPSGTFWQCNAKAIGSGSEGADSSLQEQFNKLPLTLLQDLSLEEAETIAVSILKQVMEEKVTPNNVDIAKVAPAYHIYTPQEVEAVISRL; from the exons ATGTTTCTCACTAG GACTGAGTATGACAGAGGAGTCAACACTTTCTCTCCTGAAGGGAGGCTTTTCCAAGTCGAGTACGCCATTGAAGCTATCAAG CTTGGTTCTACTGCAATTGGAGTAAAGACAAAGGAAGGAGTTGTGCTTGCTGTCGAGAAGCGTATCACCTCACCTTTGCTG GAGCCGAGCAGTGTGGAGAAGATCATGGAAATTGATGACCATATTGGCTGTGCCATGAGCGGTTTAATTGCTGATGCTCGTACTCTTGTTGAGCATGCAAGAGTTGAGACTCAA AACCACAGATTCTCGTATGGTGAGCCAATGACTGTAGAGTCCACTACACAAGCCCTGTGTGATCTGGCCTTACGGTTTggtgaaggagatgaagaatcAATG TCTCGGCCATTTGGAGTCTCTCTTCTCATTGCTGGTCATGATGAAAACGGACCGAGCTT GTACTACACAGACCCTTCCGGAACATTCTGGCAGTGCAACGCAAAGGCGATTGGTTCAGGGTCAGAAGGAGCTGATAGTTCTCTTCAAGAACAATTCAACAAA CTTCCTTTAACTTTGTTGCAGGATCTGTCACTTGAGGAAGCTGAGACGATTGCTGTATCTATCCTCAAGCAAGTTATGGAAGAAAAG GTGACACCAAATAATGTGGACATTGCCAAGGTAGCTCCAGCGTACCATATCTACACTCCACAGGAAGTTGAAGCAGTCATTAGTCGTCTTTGA